In Persicimonas caeni, a single window of DNA contains:
- a CDS encoding DUF2254 domain-containing protein, whose amino-acid sequence MKPRELSFWIKIRESMWFLPSVLVFGGLVLAPVMIWIDANFGPQIDEILPFAYDAGAPGARVILGTIAGAMATVVGIAFSITIVVLQLAAGQYSPRVITTFRRDRGQQVVLGTYLATFIYALLVVRQVEGPFEGDDAFIPGLSMLVALGLAVLCLGMLVYFVHHTSEQLRVSDISRRIHEDLLDIGEHLYPEGIGESHESELEDRDLVAQLKGSERPSALIRSSESGYLRQVDTDQVESLADDSVEAIRICPRIGEFVVKRGPLVELYFDSELSCDDFEDLEKDARSAFLIGPRPTVAQNPELGIQQLVDIALRALSPGINDPTTAEQVLAQLGDWIARLAHQDFPREVRLVNGRTVVAPRPSFEDHLREAFEQIRRVAAPQVHVLHSLLDVYTRIIETEPPDDRLRPLRHQVEAVARLATEENVPEPHERQDLVDHANQILAQLPPDQ is encoded by the coding sequence ATGAAGCCACGTGAGCTGAGCTTCTGGATCAAAATTCGCGAGAGCATGTGGTTTCTGCCCTCCGTGCTGGTGTTCGGAGGGTTGGTGCTCGCTCCAGTCATGATCTGGATCGACGCCAATTTCGGCCCCCAGATCGATGAGATTCTGCCCTTCGCCTATGACGCGGGCGCCCCGGGCGCACGGGTGATCTTGGGCACCATCGCCGGGGCCATGGCCACCGTCGTCGGTATCGCCTTTTCCATCACCATCGTCGTCCTGCAGCTCGCCGCCGGCCAATACTCCCCGCGGGTGATCACTACGTTTCGCCGCGACCGCGGCCAGCAGGTCGTCCTGGGGACCTACTTGGCCACGTTCATCTACGCCTTGCTGGTGGTGCGCCAGGTCGAAGGTCCGTTCGAGGGCGACGATGCCTTCATCCCCGGCTTGTCCATGCTCGTGGCCCTAGGGCTGGCCGTGCTCTGCCTGGGGATGCTGGTCTACTTCGTCCACCACACCTCCGAGCAGCTTCGTGTCTCGGACATTTCCCGACGCATCCATGAGGACTTGCTCGACATCGGTGAACACCTCTACCCGGAAGGCATCGGTGAATCGCACGAGAGCGAGCTGGAGGACCGTGACCTAGTCGCGCAACTCAAGGGGTCGGAGCGCCCTTCGGCTCTGATTCGTTCCTCTGAGTCGGGCTACCTGCGCCAGGTGGACACCGATCAGGTCGAATCACTCGCCGATGATTCGGTCGAGGCCATCAGAATTTGCCCCCGCATCGGCGAGTTTGTCGTCAAACGTGGCCCGCTCGTCGAGCTTTACTTCGACTCGGAGCTTTCGTGCGACGACTTCGAAGACCTCGAGAAGGACGCGCGCAGCGCTTTTCTCATCGGGCCGCGTCCCACCGTGGCCCAAAACCCGGAGCTCGGAATCCAGCAGCTCGTCGATATAGCCCTGCGCGCGCTGTCTCCTGGAATCAACGATCCCACGACCGCCGAGCAGGTGCTCGCGCAACTCGGCGACTGGATTGCCCGCCTCGCCCACCAGGATTTCCCGCGAGAGGTCCGCCTCGTCAACGGGCGCACGGTCGTTGCCCCGCGCCCTTCCTTCGAAGACCACCTGCGCGAGGCGTTCGAACAGATTCGCCGGGTCGCGGCCCCTCAGGTCCACGTGCTCCACAGTCTGCTCGACGTCTACACCCGCATCATCGAGACCGAGCCGCCTGACGACCGACTGCGACCGCTGCGTCACCAAGTCGAGGCGGTTGCTCGCCTGGCTACTGAAGAGAATGTCCCCGAACCCCACGAGCGCCAGGACCTCGTCGACCACGCCAACCAGATACTCGCCCAACTTCCGCCCGACCAGTAG
- a CDS encoding DUF3817 domain-containing protein: MSKALTRFRYIAIAEGISFLALLLVTMPLKYMMDMPTPNKVVGMIHGVLFILYVVMGMQAATDEEWSPKFMLLAFLASLVPGGTFILDRKLKPEPEASAEPAE; the protein is encoded by the coding sequence ATGTCGAAAGCTCTAACTCGATTCCGTTATATTGCCATCGCCGAGGGCATCTCGTTCCTCGCGCTGCTGCTGGTGACCATGCCGCTCAAGTACATGATGGACATGCCCACGCCCAACAAGGTGGTCGGGATGATCCACGGCGTGTTGTTCATCCTCTATGTGGTGATGGGCATGCAGGCCGCCACTGACGAAGAATGGTCCCCCAAGTTCATGCTGCTCGCTTTCTTGGCCTCGTTGGTCCCCGGCGGCACCTTCATTCTCGACCGCAAGCTCAAACCCGAGCCTGAGGCCTCGGCCGAACCCGCCGAATAG
- a CDS encoding endonuclease, with product MHTRRHDLSLLLFATVGAFLFYGLLHETMRPPEPHPGLRDDALQDALREDWSHQELSYFQARKYLWGEIDGDGRHAEGAYTGEEIEYFKQPLPNNGAVEHAWPLTRLPKEGRSDLHHMFGVIGEARAARINLHYGDVTVAVWSRGGSRSGPGSGFKPVFEVRPERRGDAARAMFYVATMYDLDIPSAEEKVLRSWHHEDKPSKAERIRNDRIEKRQKSRNPFIDHPKLTSRISDF from the coding sequence ATGCACACTCGCCGTCACGATCTGTCCCTTTTGCTCTTCGCCACCGTCGGCGCCTTTTTGTTCTACGGGCTGCTCCACGAGACGATGCGACCGCCCGAGCCTCATCCGGGGCTGCGCGACGACGCCCTCCAAGACGCGCTGCGCGAGGATTGGAGCCATCAGGAGTTGTCGTATTTTCAGGCGCGAAAATACCTGTGGGGCGAGATCGACGGCGACGGCCGTCACGCCGAGGGGGCCTACACCGGCGAGGAGATCGAGTACTTCAAGCAGCCCCTGCCCAACAATGGGGCCGTCGAACACGCTTGGCCGCTGACGCGTCTGCCGAAAGAGGGGCGAAGCGATCTGCACCACATGTTCGGGGTCATCGGCGAGGCCAGGGCGGCGCGCATCAACCTGCACTACGGCGATGTAACCGTGGCGGTCTGGTCGCGCGGCGGGTCGCGCTCGGGGCCCGGCTCGGGCTTCAAGCCGGTCTTCGAGGTGCGCCCCGAACGCCGGGGTGATGCCGCTCGCGCGATGTTCTACGTGGCCACCATGTACGATCTCGATATCCCCAGCGCCGAGGAGAAGGTGCTTCGAAGCTGGCACCACGAGGACAAGCCGTCGAAGGCCGAGCGCATCCGAAACGATCGCATCGAAAAGCGCCAAAAATCACGCAATCCCTTCATCGATCACCCCAAGCTGACGAGTCGCATCAGCGACTTCTGA
- a CDS encoding N-acyl-D-amino-acid deacylase family protein, with product MAKWDLLFKDAIIFDGTGEPPQRGDLAVTDGRVAARGEDLDASMAERVVDAAGKWLMPGLLDIHTHYDLEVELEPSLPESVRHGTTTVVMSNCSLGLAFGAQRNGGADPIVDCFARVENMPKHILEKAASVAEDWDDSEGYLRHLDELPLGPNVVPLIPHSMLRIEVMGLEDSIARDPTERELDEMCALVEKGMKEGYAGFSTDALPFHYLANDPNRRSKIPTQYGTYKELKALTDVVREYEAVWQATPPKDSPPQTLRNFLLSSGRLHGKPLRITAVAAMDVRTNRMLGALGRVLTRILNSRIVDGNFRLQALAAPFKVWSEGPVTPLAEEIPELRRLNEPDLEDREARMRVLDDPEWRAQFRKMWFSGKRGFGLARLKRWLRIEDHTLTRNLEDMVIETCPVKEWNGATMQEVYQRLMSYQNGDVEARSQAERETFDSFGAAPPDDADFFLGLLRQFDLDLYWYTYAANLDEGPRRDLLMDPQMLPGFSDSGAHITNMAFYDVNLRALQIAQKESLDQVAYTVRRLTREPADFFGLDAGRIDRGATADLTLVDPDKLRGYDSESNIENVYREVFEHNQLVNRSEGVVPMVVIGGKLAVDGGELTDALGQVKMGRALRNRRVELPAPKTFRAAAE from the coding sequence GTGGCCAAATGGGATCTGCTGTTCAAAGACGCGATCATCTTCGACGGTACCGGTGAGCCGCCCCAACGTGGGGATCTTGCGGTTACAGACGGTAGAGTCGCCGCCCGGGGTGAAGATCTCGACGCGTCGATGGCCGAGCGTGTCGTCGACGCCGCCGGCAAGTGGTTGATGCCGGGCCTGCTCGACATCCACACCCATTACGACCTCGAGGTCGAGCTCGAGCCAAGCTTGCCCGAGTCGGTGCGCCACGGCACGACCACCGTGGTCATGAGCAACTGCAGCCTGGGGCTGGCCTTCGGCGCCCAGCGCAACGGCGGCGCCGATCCCATCGTCGATTGTTTCGCGCGCGTCGAGAATATGCCCAAGCATATCCTCGAGAAGGCGGCGAGCGTCGCCGAGGACTGGGACGACTCCGAGGGCTACCTTCGCCACCTCGACGAGCTCCCGCTGGGGCCCAACGTCGTCCCGCTCATCCCCCATTCGATGCTGCGCATCGAGGTGATGGGGCTCGAAGACAGCATCGCGCGTGATCCGACCGAGCGAGAGCTCGACGAGATGTGCGCCCTGGTCGAGAAGGGCATGAAGGAGGGCTACGCCGGCTTTTCGACCGACGCCCTTCCCTTTCACTACCTGGCCAACGACCCCAACCGGCGAAGCAAGATCCCCACCCAGTACGGCACCTACAAAGAGCTCAAGGCGCTGACCGATGTGGTGCGCGAGTACGAGGCGGTCTGGCAGGCCACGCCGCCCAAGGACAGCCCACCGCAGACCCTGCGCAACTTCTTGCTCTCCAGCGGCCGGCTGCACGGCAAACCGCTTCGGATCACCGCCGTCGCGGCGATGGACGTGCGCACCAACCGCATGCTCGGCGCGCTGGGGCGCGTGCTCACCCGCATCCTCAACTCCCGAATCGTCGACGGCAACTTCCGGCTGCAGGCCCTCGCCGCGCCCTTCAAGGTGTGGTCCGAAGGCCCCGTCACCCCGCTCGCCGAGGAGATCCCCGAGCTTCGCCGGCTCAACGAGCCCGACCTCGAGGACCGCGAGGCGCGCATGCGCGTGCTCGACGACCCCGAGTGGCGCGCCCAGTTTCGCAAGATGTGGTTCAGCGGAAAGCGCGGCTTCGGCCTGGCGCGCCTGAAGCGATGGCTGCGCATCGAGGACCACACCCTGACGCGCAACCTCGAGGACATGGTCATTGAGACCTGTCCGGTCAAAGAATGGAACGGCGCCACGATGCAGGAGGTCTACCAGCGGCTGATGTCCTACCAGAACGGCGACGTCGAGGCGCGCTCGCAGGCCGAGCGCGAGACGTTCGACAGTTTCGGCGCCGCGCCTCCCGACGACGCCGACTTCTTCTTGGGACTGCTGCGCCAGTTCGACCTCGACCTGTACTGGTACACCTACGCCGCCAACCTCGACGAGGGACCGCGCCGCGACCTGCTCATGGACCCGCAGATGCTGCCCGGCTTCTCCGACAGCGGCGCCCACATCACCAACATGGCGTTCTACGACGTCAACCTGCGCGCGCTGCAGATCGCCCAGAAGGAGTCGCTCGACCAGGTCGCCTACACCGTGCGCCGGCTGACGCGCGAGCCGGCCGACTTCTTCGGCCTCGACGCCGGGCGCATCGACCGCGGCGCCACCGCCGACCTGACGCTTGTCGACCCCGACAAGCTTCGCGGCTACGACTCCGAGTCCAACATCGAGAACGTCTACCGCGAAGTCTTCGAGCACAACCAACTGGTCAACCGCTCCGAGGGCGTCGTCCCCATGGTCGTCATCGGCGGCAAGCTCGCCGTCGACGGCGGCGAGCTGACCGACGCGCTCGGCCAGGTCAAGATGGGGCGCGCGCTGCGCAACCGCCGCGTCGAACTCCCCGCCCCAAAGACCTTCCGGGCGGCGGCGGAGTAG
- a CDS encoding helix-turn-helix transcriptional regulator yields the protein MEVLDSCDWRAIADLWAELNEFGLSESEGAWVHFRQRVHQMLDVDRGLTVVLEEVAEPVDNPLYRCLPLVTLHHGPEAEQFNRLGHEWIFREPGYGNEPAIQYLAARHGQARTVSLRRSVDQRTFDGSTMRGYFDVLEVEDRLFSAFPVANGLEINIGVDRVRGSRVFGLREQQMLHTIVQGILPLARAYVRSRGLMPGQQELSAREQQVLSYLLGPLSEKEIADRLDLSTGYLHQVVVRIYRKLGVRSRPELMAQWL from the coding sequence ATGGAAGTACTCGATAGTTGCGATTGGCGTGCGATCGCCGATTTGTGGGCGGAGCTCAATGAGTTTGGGTTGAGTGAGTCCGAAGGAGCGTGGGTCCATTTTCGCCAGCGCGTGCACCAGATGCTCGATGTGGACCGCGGGCTCACTGTCGTCCTCGAGGAGGTCGCCGAGCCGGTCGACAATCCACTGTATCGATGCCTGCCTCTCGTCACCCTCCACCACGGCCCGGAGGCCGAACAGTTCAATCGATTAGGCCACGAGTGGATTTTTCGGGAGCCCGGCTATGGGAACGAGCCCGCCATCCAATACCTCGCCGCCAGGCACGGGCAAGCTCGCACGGTCAGTCTGCGCCGGAGCGTCGACCAGCGCACCTTCGACGGCTCGACGATGCGTGGGTATTTTGATGTCCTCGAGGTCGAGGATCGGCTCTTCAGCGCGTTTCCTGTCGCCAATGGGCTCGAGATCAATATCGGGGTCGACCGCGTCCGCGGCTCGCGGGTATTTGGGCTGAGGGAGCAGCAGATGCTCCACACCATCGTCCAGGGGATCCTGCCCCTGGCCCGAGCATACGTGCGAAGCCGGGGGCTGATGCCAGGCCAGCAGGAGTTGAGCGCCCGCGAGCAACAGGTGCTGTCCTATTTGCTCGGTCCGCTGTCGGAAAAAGAGATCGCCGACCGCCTCGATTTGAGCACGGGCTACCTGCACCAGGTCGTGGTGCGCATCTATCGGAAGTTGGGCGTGCGAAGCCGCCCCGAGCTCATGGCCCAGTGGCTCTGA